One genomic window of Oleomonas cavernae includes the following:
- a CDS encoding glycosyltransferase family 2 protein has translation MDLSIVIPVLNESENVGPLLDEVLAALRPVGIAFEVIFVDDGSDDDTAAKLAARQADAPELRIVRHAQRYGQSMGVRSGVLAARGLWVGTLDGDRQNDPADLPSLWAAANGPQKPDLLAGERIKRNDPWQKRYASRFANWLRNKMLKDGVKDTGCGVKMFRRSLFLEFPHFDHMHRFLPALARRHGATVLPIPVNHRPRDAGTSKYGTFDRALVGITDLFGVWWLNRRSKFPIRLRDGGGIN, from the coding sequence ATGGACTTAAGCATCGTCATCCCTGTTCTGAACGAGTCCGAGAATGTCGGGCCGCTGCTCGACGAGGTTCTCGCCGCCTTGCGCCCGGTCGGGATCGCCTTCGAGGTGATTTTCGTCGACGACGGCTCGGACGATGATACCGCCGCCAAACTGGCCGCGCGGCAGGCGGATGCGCCGGAATTGCGCATCGTCCGCCATGCCCAGCGCTATGGCCAGAGCATGGGCGTGCGCTCGGGCGTGCTCGCCGCCCGCGGCCTTTGGGTGGGCACCCTGGACGGCGACCGGCAGAACGATCCGGCCGACCTGCCCAGCCTGTGGGCGGCGGCGAACGGCCCCCAAAAGCCCGACCTGCTGGCCGGCGAGCGGATCAAGCGCAACGACCCCTGGCAGAAGCGCTATGCCTCGCGCTTCGCCAACTGGCTGCGCAACAAGATGCTGAAGGACGGGGTCAAGGACACCGGCTGTGGTGTTAAGATGTTCCGGCGCTCGCTGTTCCTGGAATTCCCGCATTTCGATCACATGCACCGCTTCCTGCCGGCGCTGGCCCGGCGCCATGGGGCCACGGTGCTGCCGATCCCTGTGAACCACCGCCCGCGCGATGCCGGCACCTCCAAATACGGCACTTTCGACCGCGCCCTGGTCGGCATCACCGACCTGTTCGGGGTGTGGTGGCTGAACCGCCGCTCCAAATTCCCCATCCGTCTGCGCGACGGCGGCGGGATCAACTAG
- a CDS encoding ArnT family glycosyltransferase, whose amino-acid sequence MPLPGGHLARVLLLLLLCLGTFLPGIASLPPTDRDESRFAQATRQMVETGDYVDIRFQDVPRYKKPVGIYWLQAAAVAVTGEGAASPIWVYRLPSMIASMLAVLLLYGLARRFAGEDVAFAAAALLAAALVLNIEARLAKTDATLLLTVVGALGCFGLIYQRVTQGLRTAPWPALAGWAFLGLGVLIKGPIAPLVAGLAVLTLALADRRSGRVGTFLRALRPLSGLLVLAVITAPWLIAISLKTDGAFLSNSVGGDLVPKLLGGEESHGAPPGYYFVTMAAMLWPGGVLFGLSLPWAWANRHRPWVRFALAWGVPGFILFELVPTKLPHYTMPYFPAFLLLGAGAALEAFKPVTRLGRHWRRFVLAVFAAVGVALGLGLAGLEWYFTGGAGTAGLAAVVVALLTVTASLVLISRAAVGRAIAVMVIGAGALYAAAFTTILPGATVLWPAPAIAAELDRLGLTDAPLLVSSGYSEPSLVFLTRTDIRLLSPAEAAAAFAAAPGAVALVEAGSRPGFDAALGGLAVQELAHVRGVNVSRGKPIDIAILRRGPVAP is encoded by the coding sequence ATGCCCCTGCCCGGCGGTCATCTGGCGCGGGTTCTCCTCCTGCTGCTGTTGTGCCTGGGCACCTTTCTGCCAGGCATCGCCAGCCTGCCGCCGACCGACCGGGACGAGTCGCGTTTCGCCCAGGCGACGCGGCAGATGGTCGAGACCGGCGACTATGTCGATATCCGCTTCCAGGATGTGCCGCGCTACAAGAAGCCGGTCGGCATCTACTGGCTGCAGGCGGCCGCTGTCGCCGTGACGGGCGAGGGGGCGGCAAGCCCGATCTGGGTCTATCGCCTGCCGTCCATGATCGCATCGATGCTGGCGGTCCTGTTGCTCTATGGCCTGGCCCGGCGCTTTGCCGGCGAGGATGTCGCCTTTGCCGCCGCTGCCCTGTTGGCGGCGGCGCTGGTGTTGAACATCGAGGCGCGCCTGGCCAAGACCGATGCGACGCTGCTGTTGACCGTCGTGGGCGCGCTGGGCTGTTTCGGCCTGATCTATCAGCGGGTCACGCAGGGGCTGCGCACGGCGCCGTGGCCTGCCCTGGCGGGCTGGGCTTTCCTGGGCCTGGGCGTGCTGATCAAGGGACCGATCGCCCCCCTGGTGGCGGGGCTCGCCGTCCTGACCCTGGCGTTGGCCGATCGGCGCAGCGGCCGGGTGGGCACTTTCCTGCGGGCGCTGCGGCCCTTGTCCGGCCTGCTGGTCCTGGCCGTGATCACCGCGCCCTGGCTGATTGCCATCTCGCTGAAGACCGACGGCGCCTTCCTGTCCAACTCGGTGGGCGGCGACCTGGTGCCCAAGCTGCTGGGCGGCGAGGAAAGCCACGGCGCGCCGCCCGGCTACTACTTCGTCACCATGGCGGCGATGCTGTGGCCGGGCGGGGTGCTGTTCGGCTTGAGCCTGCCCTGGGCCTGGGCCAATCGGCACCGGCCCTGGGTGCGCTTTGCCCTGGCCTGGGGCGTGCCGGGGTTCATCCTGTTCGAGCTGGTGCCGACCAAGCTGCCCCACTACACCATGCCCTATTTCCCGGCCTTCCTGCTGCTGGGGGCCGGCGCGGCGCTGGAAGCCTTCAAGCCGGTGACGCGCCTGGGCCGGCATTGGCGCCGGTTCGTGCTGGCCGTGTTCGCTGCGGTGGGCGTGGCCCTGGGGCTGGGGCTGGCCGGATTGGAATGGTATTTCACCGGCGGGGCCGGCACCGCTGGCCTTGCTGCGGTCGTGGTGGCCCTGCTGACCGTCACGGCCAGCCTGGTCCTGATCAGCCGGGCGGCCGTTGGCCGGGCCATCGCGGTCATGGTGATCGGGGCCGGTGCCCTCTATGCGGCGGCCTTCACGACGATCCTGCCGGGGGCGACGGTGCTGTGGCCCGCCCCGGCAATCGCCGCGGAACTGGATCGCCTGGGGCTGACCGATGCGCCGCTGCTGGTCTCCAGCGGTTACAGCGAGCCCAGCCTGGTGTTCCTGACCAGGACCGATATCCGCCTGTTGTCGCCGGCCGAGGCAGCGGCGGCGTTTGCCGCCGCGCCGGGCGCCGTCGCCCTTGTCGAGGCAGGGTCGAGGCCGGGCTTCGACGCGGCCCTGGGCGGCCTGGCGGTGCAGGAGCTCGCCCATGTCCGCGGGGTCAACGTGTCGCGCGGCAAGCCGATCGACATCGCCATTCTGCGGCGAGGCCCCGTGGCGCCATGA
- the mgtE gene encoding magnesium transporter, translating to MVEPQLREPVEDTAVGLDEAVRGEIVAAVEAEDTNALRAAVDRLHVADLADLIEQLSHEQRRILIAALGDDLDPELLSELHGPVLTEVMELIGPRGTAEALSQLDTDDAVYVLNEADDEQQREVMAELSVEDRLMLQSGLSYPEESAGRLMQRDVVAVADFWTVGRVLQYLRREADLPDRFYEIVVIDGDRRPVGTVPLDRILRTNADLPIGMIMEPAEHLVPVDMDQEEVAFLFQQYRLVSAAVVDRDGRLAGAVTADDIADVIEAEVEEDAMLLGGVAETDIQETVWTTTRTRFAWLFVNLGTAILASAVIGMFDAAIEKIVALAILMPIVASMGGNAATQTLTVAVRTLATKELTTANARRVVLKEALVGAINGVVFAAIVGGIGFLWFGDWELGLVFAMSMIINMVAGALAGVMIPLVLDRFGIDPAIASGVFVTTVTDVVGFFAFLGLAALLLL from the coding sequence ATGGTCGAACCGCAACTGCGCGAGCCGGTTGAAGATACCGCCGTCGGCCTCGACGAGGCCGTCCGGGGCGAAATCGTCGCCGCCGTCGAGGCGGAAGACACCAATGCCCTGCGCGCCGCCGTCGACCGCCTGCATGTCGCCGACCTTGCCGACCTTATCGAGCAGTTGAGCCACGAGCAGCGCCGCATCCTGATCGCCGCCCTGGGCGACGATCTCGATCCGGAGCTGCTCTCGGAACTGCACGGCCCGGTCCTGACCGAGGTCATGGAACTGATCGGGCCGCGCGGCACGGCCGAGGCCCTGTCCCAGCTCGACACCGACGATGCCGTCTATGTCCTGAACGAGGCCGACGACGAGCAGCAGCGCGAGGTCATGGCCGAATTGTCGGTCGAAGACCGGCTGATGCTGCAATCGGGCCTGTCCTACCCGGAAGAGTCCGCCGGCCGGCTGATGCAGCGCGACGTCGTCGCCGTGGCCGATTTCTGGACCGTGGGCCGGGTGCTGCAATACCTGCGGCGCGAGGCCGACCTGCCCGATCGCTTCTACGAGATCGTGGTCATCGACGGCGATCGCCGGCCGGTGGGCACGGTGCCGCTGGACCGCATCCTGCGCACCAATGCCGACCTGCCCATCGGCATGATCATGGAACCGGCCGAACACCTGGTGCCGGTCGACATGGACCAGGAGGAAGTCGCCTTCCTGTTCCAGCAATACCGCCTGGTCAGCGCCGCCGTGGTCGATCGCGACGGCCGCCTGGCCGGTGCCGTCACCGCCGACGACATCGCCGACGTCATCGAGGCCGAGGTCGAGGAAGACGCCATGCTGCTGGGCGGCGTCGCCGAGACCGACATCCAGGAGACGGTCTGGACCACGACCCGTACCCGTTTTGCCTGGCTGTTCGTCAATTTGGGCACCGCGATCCTGGCCTCGGCCGTGATCGGCATGTTCGATGCGGCGATCGAGAAGATCGTGGCCCTGGCGATCCTGATGCCCATCGTCGCCTCGATGGGCGGAAATGCCGCAACCCAGACCCTGACGGTCGCTGTGCGCACCCTGGCGACTAAGGAATTGACCACCGCCAATGCCCGGCGGGTGGTCCTGAAGGAGGCCCTGGTCGGGGCGATCAACGGCGTGGTCTTTGCCGCGATCGTCGGCGGCATCGGCTTTCTGTGGTTCGGCGATTGGGAACTGGGCCTGGTTTTCGCCATGTCCATGATCATCAACATGGTCGCCGGCGCGCTCGCCGGGGTCATGATCCCGCTGGTGCTGGATCGTTTCGGCATCGACCCGGCGATCGCCTCGGGTGTCTTCGTGACCACGGTGACCGACGTCGTCGGTTTCTTCGCATTCCTGGGGCTCGCGGCACTCCTGCTGCTGTGA